The sequence ATTAGCTCTACGGAAAGCTGAGCAACAACATAAAACCAATCCAACTAACACTAAACAGAGAACTTAACATACTCAATAAAAGAACTCTCACTTGAAGATGTAGCCCGTTCGATCTTATTGTCCAAACGATTATTCTATATGAAATAGACACCCTCCTAGCCTGACTATAGCAACCAAGAACGGGACGCAAACCTGTAACCAAAATACACAGCGAAACCAAAAATTTAGTTACTACACCAGATGCTATTAATGAGGTGTTCAAAACATACTAATCGGGCCAATACAACCACTCACCCCACATTACAAACGACAATTTAACATATACCACGGACCAACATAAGTTCCTCTCAGAACTGACCATACCAAGGGTGACGGGTGAGGAGGCAGCAACACTGAGGGGCCCAATCACACAAGAGGAGGTGAAGATGGCCATAGAGTCTCTTAAGGAAAACAAAGCCCCGGGACCGGACGGCTTCAACATAAGCTACTACAAACGATTTAGGGACGAATTAGCCCAACACCTCACAACTCTATGTAGTCACTTCATGCAGGAAGGAAAACATGACATGGCCAACATCATACTGCTACCAAAACCTGGAAAAGACGATACCCTAGCCCCAAGAGTGCCTTCTCTTGCACTCTtattagatgcagagaaggcatttgacaagATGCTATTCAACCCGCTCCAATTTCAGGGGTTCCCAGAACCTTTTGTGACAGCAATAAAGGCCTTTTATACAGACTTATGAGCCCAGACACTCATAACAGGAGCAACAAGAACCCCATTCTCCTTGTGTAACGGGACCAGACGGGGTGCCCCTTATCCCCATTTTTGTTTGCACTGACGTTAGAGCCACTTTTAAAAGCTATCAGACAGCACCCCAGTATCCAGGGGGTGGAAGTAATGGGAAAACCATTTACAGTGTCGGCCTAGGCTGATGATGTACTTCTAACCCTCCAGAACCCATTAGAATCCCTACATCACTTAACAACACTACTAGACCATTTCAGATATTTGGCAGACTACAAAGTTAACTACAATAAATCGGTGGTCATGCCCTTTCACCTGACAAGCCCGGACAGGGTACTCATCCGCAGCCAATACCACTACAAAATAAACACGGAGGAATTTATGTATATAGGCATTCGCTTAACAGCGGACCCCAATACCTTGTTTGCTCACAGTTATACACCCCCATGTTCCAAACACTAGAGAGTTAAGCAGATAGACCTATTTCCTGGTTGGGGTGCATACATTCAACTCAAATGAACATCCTACCATGACTACTATTTTTATTTCAATCACTACCAGCGAGGGTTACCCAGGGAGACCTAGCGGGAATACAGAGGGCAATTGATAAATTTATATGGCAAAATAAACGCCCAAGATTAGCTCGCAGCCTCTTGTACTGCCCAAAACTAATAGGGGGATTACCCCACCTCTATCAGTATTATCTGGCGGCACACAGATTATACAGTGGCACACACCTCCCGATAGAAGATGCTGGGTAGACTTGGAATCCCTGATGACGGGGATGGATCTTCCCAAGTTCTACATATGGGTTTCAAGGAACTAACAAGCCATCCTGAGAATCCCAAATCCAGCTATCCTCAACTCCATACAATTATAGGATCAATCAAAACAGAAATACTCCCTGAGCGACCTCCCGTCTCCTATGACTCCGGTGTTTAGGAACAGAGCTTTCCCGCCAGGAATAAGGGCTAGATATTATAGAGTGATAGAGACAACGGGATTACAAAGATATGTTCATCTAAATGTAAATCATCAGCATATAGTCACTTACGAACATTTGAACACTCTAGTCCCACTCAAAACGCGCAATAACTTTCGATACTTACAAATTTGGGACTTTGCACAAAGCACAGAAGTTAGCGCAGTGGCTTCAGCACAAATTACCTTCTTTAAAACTGTGTTTTAATGAAACCACACAAACGAAACTAATTACATTACTTTACAACCACATTAGCACAGCAACCGATAAAGAAGGGGCACTATGCTATGCTGACCAATGAGACCCCGATCTGGGTGAGATGTTGGAGGGCACAGATTGGCAAGAGATCTGGGAGGCGTGTGCAAAAACAACAATATGTGTAACGCTCCAAGTGCAGTCCTATAAAACACTATTCAATGGTATACAACCCCAGTAAAGCAATACCAGATGAAACTGAGCTCCACAGATGCATGTTGGCACCTGCGTGTCGGAAAgagcacatacatatatacatatgtggtgggaatgctggCGTGAAATTGTGGAATGAAGTTTACAGATCCGACTGAGGAAAATAACTTTGGACCCTTGGGCAATCCTGCTGTCTAGATCCACAGAAGGCCtgaacaaacacaaacaaaatctCCTTCGCATGATCATCTTAGCGGCCGGTAGAGCACTGGCACAAAAATAGTCCTGTTCAGAAATCCCCCAAATAGCCCTGGTCATAGCATAATTCTGAGACAACTACCTTATGGACAAGCTAACAGCGCAAGTCCGAAACACACTGAATACTTTTAATAAGGTATGGAACCTCTGGGAACAATACAACACCTACAGTATCACTGAGAACGGGAGCGGGACACGCTCTGGCGGCAAAGGCGACAATCTAACCAGCTATCTACCACACTAACTTCTGggaaacatatatacaaaaaaaatgctcAAAAACCCCAAAGAGAGGCAGCGGCACCTCCACTAGGAGGGTTTCTGGTCAAGGCTAAGGTACAGGATACAAGCTTACGCTGACTCACTTCTTACGATACAGCAGATCCTGGACTCAGCTCCTTTGGAGATCGACTATCTTCTTGTTTTTTTCCTAGCTCTTCTCTTTGGCTTTACTTTCCTATACTCTCTCACTTTTCACTTGCCCTCTCAAGTTACACGTTATAAACACCTGGCGGACGGCGAAAATGGTACTGTTTAAGTTAAGCACTGCTGTTGGCCCTTTCGGTAGCCCTTGCGAGCCGCAGGCGCAACACGCTGCCAACTGTTAAAATTCTGTAAATCCACgatatataatttcttttttttttatcatagacCATTGTTCTACTGTATTAGGTGTGGAACTGTAAATGTTGATAGGACCATGATTAAGCCAGAATgccattgtataaaaaaaaacgaacaaaaaaaaaaccttgacagAGTGAACAAGCCAATCACCATTGTATGATGTGTTTCATGTATTAACTACATACTATTCCTCTCTGTACCATTCATACAACGTTCTATTTACCGAAGtgtggcttttgcataagccgtaAAGGGTTGAAATGACACAGTTTATGTcactgacaaaataaagaataaaaaaaaaataataattaaaaataatattagctaCTACAGATAAGAATTACACGtgatcatttaatttttctaaggcaatcatcagcaaaaatatagACTAAATCTAAGATTCAGTTTATACTTGCAACGTACAGCTCTTGATGAAGCACTCTACTTGTGAAAGGCATCCAGTGGTGTCAGTTCCTTCCCCCTCTGTCATCTaagtttaaaagggacactatagtcaccagaagcgctacagcttaatgtagtgggtaCTGGTGACTACAGCCTGTCCTtgcagacttttcaatgtaaGTGCTGACTTTtcacagaaaatgcagtgtttacattggtgcctaatAACACCTCTGTGACAGTCACTGAGGcggcaactagaggtgcttcctaatccagtgctgcactgtgtagcaactatgttcagcgtctccacggtcAGCATAGGGCCACTGAACttcccccatagagatgcattgattcaatgcatctctatggaagaTGCGGATTGGTGGAGCTTGGTGTTTTACCACGCACGTGCAATACCCTCCCAATGCTTTACCACTGGAATAGAATAAGAATTCCTTATTTTATACTGTCATTGTCCCCATCACATTTGCAGCAATCTATATGCTTTACCAGCACCTGTATAATatgactttttatttatatattttttgcaggtTACTTGCTCTTTGTCTggtttacaggatggccactgtCTAATGGGTTTGAACTGGTGTCCCTGAGATTCCTTTGCTTTCTGAATGAGACATACTGGTGTGTCTCCCTGCTTCTCCCGTGGGCATCCATCAATGAAGAATTGGTTCACATGTACTTACACAGATGGGGGAATCTTGCTGGAAGTGCACAAACTCTCTTTCTGCAAGCTTGTCTTATTAGTCTGACAAGTTGGCTGGTTGCAGCCTCCTATGGATTTAATTGTTTCAGAGGTTTATCTTTCAAGGTAGCAGAATGTGACCTTCAGATCTGGCGCTGTCTCTTCACATACCTCCACGAGGCACCAAACTTTAACTTGCTCATCCCATTCACTGGTGTGGTACTTGGTGGCACACTGTCCTACACCATTTTTGTATACAACCATTATGCCCCATTTAAAGTAGAAATTGGAGAAAAACATTACAAATTATCTATGAAAGCTCTGCTGTTCAGCATAGTGGTTGTAGGCTCTTTCTGGGTTCTCCCGCCAGTTTTAGCAGTTAGCTCACTTTCTACACTGTCACTGGACACCCTGATTGGCATATTTAGAATCCATAATCTAGAACAACTGAGCACAGTCCACACTGAGACTATTAATGAAAGTAAGGACCTGGAAAACTAtcagatacagacacatgctgtgcaaataacaaaaaacaacaagTGGGAAGAGCCTTGGACTCTGCAAATAATCtaaagattaaacattatccaggtgattacaagttaaaaaaaaaaaaaaaaagaccagaaACAAAGGACAATATGGACACAGGCTAACCTGACAGTAggacttaataaaatgtttggaagtGTGCAGATAGTATGAGACCGTGACCATCACAGCTGAGAGAGGTATGATAGAATAGAGGAAAAAGAGAGTGGAAGAgatgataaataaaatatagaagcaACTATATAAATTGATCAGTAGGTTATGACAAGATCATGACAAAGGCCGTTGTAGCGGTCAAAGCGTAGCTGCTGTGTTCACGCTGGGTACTGCTTGAATACTTATTCTTTATTGTTAATATCTGTACTGGTTTGGGAAAAGACGGATTTGGTGCACCCTGTGTAGTAGGTGCTGTTCCTCTTACTTTAGATTCAAGCATAGTGTTCAGCATGACAGGGGAGAAGCATGATATGGATTGTTTGGCTACGTTACCTACCTGCTGCTCATCTTCATCATCTGCATCAGGATCTTGACACAATGTCTGTGGGTAGAGAGGTAAATTAGGCCAAGAGGAGCAACAGCACACGTGGATATTTACAATCATGTAGTTAGTATGCGTCCAACCTTGCATTGTAAAACGGCTTGGATGACAGTACACAAATTCTCCAACTGTGAAGGCTCTCTTATACAAAGCTCCTTTACTTCTTTCAGAAGGTGGTTCAAAGTGTCCAGGATAGACATGACCACTGCACGTTCTTTATCGTGTAGTGCCCCATGCAGGCAAGGAGGGATTAGGAGAGAGAGGAGACACAACAGGGCTAGAGAGAAAAAAGGGTACAGCAAGTAAGCAAcaaaaatgtgaaaatcacaatTAAATGCGTGTAAACAGAAGTTGAGAAACAGAGGGCTGGAAAAGGAGCAGATGCAGAAGAGGTGAGAAACAATGACTCTGGAATACTAATTTATAGCATGCTCACAAAATAAATGAAGTATTATCAGGGCAAGGTCTCCTGCCATGGTTTATGAAAATCTCCAGAACAccgaatacaaaatttaacattaaGAATATTTTATATCCCATGATTTCAAATATATTACATTTGGGTTTATGTTTAGTGTTCTTTAAATCTTAGGTATGCCTATGAGATAGTGGGACTTATAGGCAGCCGATGCTATCTTTAATTAAGCCCCTTTCCTTTAGTGATATGCCAGCAGAGGAGCCAGGGAGACAGAATTTAAAttctcactcacaaacacacttgtATTTGAAAATCTTTTATTGCTCACAGTTGAAATGCAAGAAAttagaattaattttgaattgcACTGCTTAAAGGTTATTTGGCAACAGTCTTTTTGTAAGGTTAACATTATATTTAAAAAGTATAGTCCTCTCACATCATACATTTCCATCATTCTCTACTATCACTCTTTTCTAGCAGCCAGTTCCTTACTTTTCTTATTTTATGTAGCTAGACAATCATTTGGTTATATACTCTCACCTGCTGTGTTGGCTTCACTTGGGTTCTTCTTACACACATTATTCATGGAACGTACTAACTGCCCCAAAGCGTCATATGCTGCCTTCCGGACTCCGGTATAAGGAGACTGAGGGTGGAAAACATTTAGCAGGTTGCAAAAATATGACATTCTCACATAAAGGAGGCAAGAGAGAATTCATGTCTCACCCATTCTGCCATATTGTTGTTAGATGATTGCAGGGCAGCCATTAGCAGCTACTTGTTTTTCTAATGATGCAGCAGTACATTGACAGGGTCAAATTCAGACCCCTTAATTTACTCACACTCTTGTGTATTTCAATATGGTGAatgctaattaaaataaattgattTAAGAGGGTTTctctaaaatgaaaataaaaaaaaaaggcaaagggCCCACTTAAAAGAAGAGATGTTGTATTCGGATTGCAAGTAAATAATAATCTACATCTTTTCTAACAATAAATAATTACAATGACTGGTAACAAAAATCTATACAGTGTATAGATGGAATTGCATTACCTATCTTGCCATACATGTATTCCAGTTGAAATAACTTAGAGATGGTATATAaatcatttttgtaaatatgaattTATGTTAACACACAAAGTTAAATCATTATGGTAGCATGTGAAAGTATCACTTATGCATAAAGGTGAAATGGTAACTTTAGGAGTAATAGGATTCATCAGCAACGTTTGAAAATGAATTGGTGTTTAATTAAAGCACCAGGACTAGTTCAAGTATGGATTTAaatgttataatattttattgGTGCAAGCCAATGTGCCATATATTCTAGTGAAAGGCAAGTCAGGAAAGAAAAACTAAAGCACAAACAGCAATATCCATTTACATTCAACACAAAATTTAATCTTGTGGTCCAAGAtcacaaaaaaaacgtaaacaatgcTTAGACGTACCAACACTTGTGCTAAGCTTGCAGTTGCAATAATCATTTTTATTGTTGTACTCTAGCAGTGCTAaatactgttatatattgaattagTACAGTAAAAAAGTTGCTAGCAGAAAAGATGGCCAGTCGGATTTATATTTTAGAGACTGTTGCCCTATATAAAAAAGGACATGTCATTTAATTTTGCCTGACCTAAGACTTTAGTTTGAAAGCAAAGCCAAAGAATTGGGAGCAGTATTTTTCTATGATAATGGTGAATATGTTATCAAGGTCCAAAATACAGTAGCCAAGATATCATCATGAAACTAAATATTTAGCTTGATTCACCCCACAACCCAAATCAGTGCACTAACA comes from Pelobates fuscus isolate aPelFus1 chromosome 5, aPelFus1.pri, whole genome shotgun sequence and encodes:
- the LOC134611250 gene encoding uncharacterized protein LOC134611250, with the protein product MGLEETILMLLIAKNAINFLPFCFLKHMHNQTMITSTLILMFTDTVIAGYLLFVWFTGWPLSNGFELVSLRFLCFLNETYWCVSLLLPWASINEELVHMYLHRWGNLAGSAQTLFLQACLISLTSWLVAASYGFNCFRGLSFKVAECDLQIWRCLFTYLHEAPNFNLLIPFTGVVLGGTLSYTIFVYNHYAPFKVEIGEKHYKLSMKALLFSIVVVGSFWVLPPVLAVSSLSTLSLDTLIGIFRIHNLEQLSTVHTETINESKDLENYQIQTHAVQITKNNKWEEPWTLQII